In the genome of Candidatus Zixiibacteriota bacterium, one region contains:
- the secE gene encoding preprotein translocase subunit SecE — protein MEKIKKFLKEVVAELRKVTWPSKDELIGSTIVTIVVSLIVAIFIGIVDRLLSVAVRAIFGGFGG, from the coding sequence TTGGAAAAGATTAAGAAGTTTCTCAAGGAAGTCGTAGCAGAGTTGCGAAAAGTGACCTGGCCGTCCAAGGACGAACTGATCGGGTCAACGATCGTGACTATAGTGGTGTCATTAATAGTGGCGATCTTCATAGGTATCGTGGATCGATTGCTGTCGGTGGCGGTAAGGGCGATTTTCGGTGGTTTTGGAGGCTGA
- the nusG gene encoding transcription termination/antitermination protein NusG, protein MATKRWYAVHTYSGHEQKAKKYLESAVANAGLEDKFGDVLVPTEEVTEMKQGRRSTSTKKFLPSYILVECVLDKVTQEMVVSTPGITNFVGGGGKPRPLKQDEVERIVGQVNRSRTEEPTEFPFQAGDTVKVNDGPFADFSGTIGEVNMERRKVKVMVSIFGRPTPVELDFLQVERVKSS, encoded by the coding sequence ATGGCGACTAAGCGCTGGTATGCTGTTCACACCTACTCCGGTCATGAGCAGAAAGCCAAAAAATACCTCGAGTCGGCCGTGGCCAACGCCGGTCTGGAAGACAAATTCGGCGATGTCCTGGTCCCGACGGAAGAGGTGACGGAAATGAAACAGGGTCGGCGGTCGACCTCGACCAAGAAATTCCTGCCCAGCTACATTCTGGTCGAATGTGTTCTGGACAAGGTGACTCAGGAGATGGTCGTGTCCACACCGGGCATTACGAATTTTGTCGGCGGCGGCGGCAAACCGAGGCCGCTTAAGCAAGACGAAGTGGAACGAATCGTCGGTCAGGTCAATCGTAGTCGTACCGAAGAACCGACCGAGTTCCCATTCCAGGCGGGGGATACGGTCAAAGTAAATGACGGACCGTTCGCCGACTTTTCCGGTACCATTGGTGAGGTCAATATGGAACGTCGCAAGGTCAAGGTGATGGTGTCGATATTTGGTCGACCCACTCCCGTGGAACTGGATTTTTTGCAGGTCGAAAGAGTCAAGTCGAGTTAG
- the rpmG gene encoding 50S ribosomal protein L33: MPRDRIVLACGECKRRNYDLKKNKRIHPERVEYRKYCRFCNKHTPHKETR; this comes from the coding sequence ATGCCAAGAGATCGAATAGTGTTGGCTTGCGGCGAGTGCAAACGTCGCAACTACGACTTGAAGAAGAACAAGCGCATTCATCCTGAACGTGTTGAATACCGCAAGTACTGTCGCTTCTGCAACAAGCATACTCCGCACAAGGAGACAAGATAG
- the rplK gene encoding 50S ribosomal protein L11, with the protein MAKKIDGYIKLQIPAGGANPAPPIGPALGQRGVNIMEFCKAFNERTKAGGGILTPVVITVYVDKSFNFETKTPPASTLLKKAAKLAKGSGVPNKDKVGMVTKAQVREIAESKMEDLNAASVETAMLMIEGTARSMGIEVEA; encoded by the coding sequence GTGGCAAAGAAAATAGATGGCTACATAAAGTTGCAGATTCCGGCCGGTGGAGCCAATCCTGCGCCGCCGATCGGTCCCGCTTTGGGTCAGCGCGGTGTCAACATCATGGAATTCTGCAAAGCCTTTAATGAACGCACCAAAGCCGGTGGCGGTATTTTGACACCGGTGGTAATCACGGTTTACGTCGACAAGTCGTTCAATTTCGAGACCAAGACACCGCCGGCCTCGACCCTCTTGAAGAAAGCGGCCAAGCTGGCCAAGGGCTCGGGCGTTCCGAACAAAGACAAGGTCGGCATGGTCACCAAGGCGCAGGTTCGTGAGATTGCTGAATCCAAAATGGAAGACTTGAATGCTGCGTCGGTCGAGACGGCGATGCTGATGATCGAGGGAACAGCTCGTTCGATGGGTATTGAGGTCGAGGCATAA
- a CDS encoding elongation factor Tu, with the protein NIELIMPIAMEQELRFAIREGGRTVGAGVIAEVIE; encoded by the coding sequence AACATAGAGTTAATCATGCCGATCGCGATGGAGCAGGAGCTCAGGTTCGCGATTCGCGAGGGCGGCCGCACGGTAGGCGCCGGCGTTATCGCCGAAGTAATCGAGTAG